From the genome of Parazoarcus communis, one region includes:
- a CDS encoding MFS transporter, which yields MSHQFSLLRQRRFLPFFLTQFLGAFNDNLYKNALVVLLTFQAMRYTSLSPGILVNLCAGLFILPFFLFSATAGQIADKYEKSRLIRITKLLEIGVMLLASLAFVLDALSLMLVCLFLMGAQSALFGPVKYAILPQHLAADELIGGNALVESGTFVAILIGTLAGGVLISVAGGSAWISATALLLAILGYVSSRGIPVAPAASPALRINWNPITETWRGFQFTRRNRTVFLSILGVSWFWFYGALFLSQFPAYAKDMLGGDAHAVVLLLAVFSIGIGLGSLLCERLSGGRVELGLVPFGSVGLTLFALDLWWSSPLAVAGGTPLPLTEVLSTPGVWRVLLDLVGIGTFGGFFIVPLYALIQSRSEQAHRSRIIAGNNILNALFMVVAAGMGAGLLAAGFSVPQLFLVTAVLNALVALYIYALVPEFALRFLVWLLVHTVYRLRTKGIENIPASGPAVLVCNHVSFVDAMIIMAASPRPVRFVMDHRIFSMPLLSFVFRVSGAIPIAPAKDDPSMLERAFDEVARTLEAGDLVAVFPEGRITDNGELCPFRPGIRRIVERTPVPVVPMALRGLWGSTFSRKDGPALSHPLRRGIFSRIELAVAAPVPPAAAHPEYLQQQVSALRGDRR from the coding sequence ATGAGTCATCAGTTTTCGCTGCTGCGCCAGCGACGCTTTCTGCCATTTTTTCTGACGCAGTTCCTCGGCGCCTTCAACGACAACCTGTACAAGAATGCGCTTGTCGTACTGCTGACCTTTCAGGCGATGCGGTATACGTCGCTTTCGCCTGGCATCCTGGTGAATCTGTGCGCAGGCCTGTTCATCCTGCCGTTTTTCCTGTTCTCCGCCACGGCGGGGCAGATTGCCGACAAGTATGAGAAGAGCCGCCTGATCCGCATCACCAAGTTGCTCGAAATCGGCGTCATGCTGCTGGCAAGCCTTGCATTCGTGCTCGACGCGCTGTCGCTGATGCTTGTCTGCCTGTTCCTGATGGGCGCGCAGTCCGCGCTGTTCGGTCCGGTCAAGTATGCAATACTCCCCCAGCACCTTGCCGCCGACGAGCTGATCGGTGGCAATGCGCTCGTCGAGTCGGGCACCTTCGTCGCCATCCTGATCGGCACCCTCGCCGGGGGCGTACTGATCAGCGTTGCCGGTGGCAGCGCATGGATCTCCGCAACGGCCCTGCTGCTGGCGATTCTTGGCTATGTTTCGAGCCGGGGCATTCCGGTCGCACCTGCGGCCTCGCCCGCGCTTCGCATCAACTGGAACCCGATCACCGAGACCTGGCGCGGATTCCAGTTCACACGACGCAACCGCACCGTATTCCTGTCGATTCTCGGCGTGTCGTGGTTCTGGTTCTACGGCGCGCTGTTTCTTTCGCAGTTTCCGGCCTATGCCAAGGATATGCTCGGCGGCGACGCGCATGCTGTGGTGCTGCTGCTTGCCGTGTTCTCCATCGGCATCGGCCTGGGTTCGCTGCTGTGCGAGCGGCTTTCGGGCGGCAGGGTCGAGCTCGGCCTGGTTCCGTTCGGCTCCGTGGGCTTGACCCTGTTCGCTCTCGACCTGTGGTGGAGCAGCCCGCTCGCGGTCGCCGGCGGCACTCCGTTGCCACTGACTGAAGTCCTTTCAACCCCGGGTGTGTGGCGCGTTCTGCTCGACCTCGTCGGGATCGGCACCTTTGGCGGATTCTTCATCGTCCCGCTGTACGCACTGATTCAGAGCCGCAGCGAACAGGCCCACCGCTCACGCATCATTGCCGGCAACAACATCCTCAATGCCCTGTTCATGGTGGTCGCTGCCGGCATGGGTGCAGGCCTGCTGGCCGCCGGCTTCAGCGTGCCTCAGCTCTTTCTCGTCACCGCCGTGCTGAACGCACTGGTCGCGCTCTACATCTACGCCCTGGTGCCCGAGTTCGCGCTGCGTTTTCTGGTGTGGCTGCTGGTTCACACGGTGTACAGACTCAGGACGAAAGGCATTGAGAACATCCCCGCAAGCGGTCCGGCGGTGCTGGTCTGCAACCATGTTAGCTTTGTCGATGCCATGATCATCATGGCCGCAAGCCCGCGGCCGGTGCGCTTCGTCATGGACCATCGCATTTTTTCCATGCCGCTGCTGTCGTTTGTCTTCAGGGTCAGCGGGGCGATCCCGATTGCACCGGCAAAGGACGATCCCTCCATGCTCGAGCGCGCTTTCGACGAAGTCGCGCGGACGCTGGAGGCCGGCGACCTGGTGGCAGTGTTCCCGGAAGGCCGGATCACCGACAATGGCGAGCTTTGCCCCTTCCGTCCGGGTATCCGCCGCATTGTCGAGCGGACGCCGGTTCCGGTGGTGCCGATGGCATTGCGTGGACTGTGGGGCAGCACGTTCTCGCGCAAGGACGGTCCCGCGCTGTCGCATCCGCTGCGACGCGGAATCTTCAGCCGCATCGAACTCGCCGTAGCCGCCCCGGTGCCGCCGGCCGCGGCACACCCGGAATACCTGCAGCAACAGGTAAGCGCCTTGCGCGGCGATCGTCGCTGA
- a CDS encoding DUF2339 domain-containing protein → MSFFLWVAAGAMLGLIDGVSVAFLGAVLGGMIASLRKERAQTLARHEGRIAALERELDALNMRLGENRGSATASAAAARIAQANTAASHADAAPELPASPDARVVMEDTGAANASAHPAGADPTRTIDTPPQQVGARNSDPATQIDLDALYTRCRDWFFGGNTLVRTGILVLFFGLAFLVRYAMENAMLPPELRLAGIACVGIALGAVGWRLRHVRRGYALSLQGGGIAVLYLTAFAALRLYGIMPAGTAFAVMLALVGVAAFLAIRQDAAILAIIGSAGGFAAPILASTGGGSHVQLFTYYALLNAGVLLLAWRKAWRGLNLTGFIFTFAIGLAWGARFYHPWYFSTTEPFLLLFFLMYVAAAVSYAWKQAPALRDPVDGTLVFGVPVVGFGLQAALVHGMPYALAWSAAAVGVFYLVLAAALKRVRKPDLELLVASFVALGIAFLSLAIPLAFDGRWSAAAWALEGAALWWIGRRQQRRLPAASGLLLQAGAGVLFAADLAQHSGLRNLPVMNSAFLGSTMIAGAGFVSAWLAASQPQASKWSQRITHALLVWAWLWWLGGAWAEIDTHLATGYQPAAALALFALSGALACALAPRLTWPGLLSAGLLPLGGMMLALGQTIAYGVPPSGFGGWLAWPLGLALHAYSLRALDGGRLDRPVLTLAHAAGVWVLALALSQEAGLQLASMAVGHGWQLAAHALPPALLLAGIARMAQDENWPMRPWKNAYQLWAAGPLALALGLWSLGVHSYGDGSAAPFAYLPLLNPLDLTLAIALGAIAWWLRRGEGAITSVAGPLIRLQGALGLVAFIAANAALLRAMHHMTGVPWTLSQLLGDDTTQAALSLFWAILGLGLMLLANRRASRATWLAGAGLMAAVVCKLFVVDMAASGTLTRIVSFIGAGMLLLVVGYFSPLPPKADAAAQAEAAG, encoded by the coding sequence ATGAGTTTTTTCTTGTGGGTTGCCGCAGGCGCGATGCTGGGCCTGATCGACGGCGTGAGTGTTGCGTTTCTCGGTGCAGTGCTCGGCGGAATGATTGCGAGCCTGCGCAAGGAGCGCGCTCAGACGCTGGCCCGCCATGAGGGCAGGATTGCCGCACTCGAACGCGAACTCGACGCGCTCAACATGCGGCTGGGCGAGAATCGTGGCAGCGCGACGGCCAGCGCCGCCGCAGCTCGCATCGCACAGGCGAACACCGCAGCATCACACGCCGATGCTGCGCCCGAGCTCCCGGCGTCACCGGACGCGCGCGTCGTCATGGAGGACACGGGCGCAGCCAATGCGTCCGCACATCCGGCGGGTGCGGATCCGACCCGGACCATCGACACGCCCCCGCAGCAAGTGGGCGCCCGCAACAGCGATCCGGCAACACAGATCGATCTCGACGCCCTCTATACCCGCTGCCGCGACTGGTTCTTCGGCGGCAACACGCTGGTACGCACCGGCATTCTGGTGCTGTTCTTCGGCCTCGCCTTCCTCGTCCGCTATGCGATGGAGAACGCGATGCTGCCGCCCGAGCTGCGCCTTGCCGGCATCGCCTGCGTGGGCATCGCGCTCGGGGCCGTCGGCTGGCGCCTGCGCCATGTGCGTCGGGGCTATGCGCTGAGCCTGCAGGGCGGTGGCATCGCCGTGCTCTATCTCACCGCGTTTGCAGCGCTGCGCCTGTACGGGATCATGCCGGCGGGCACCGCCTTCGCGGTGATGCTCGCCCTGGTCGGTGTCGCCGCCTTTCTCGCCATCCGCCAGGACGCCGCGATCCTCGCCATCATCGGCAGTGCAGGCGGCTTTGCCGCACCCATTCTGGCTTCGACCGGCGGTGGCAGCCACGTTCAGCTGTTTACCTATTACGCCCTGCTCAATGCGGGCGTGCTGCTGCTGGCCTGGCGCAAGGCGTGGCGCGGACTCAACCTGACCGGCTTCATCTTCACCTTTGCCATCGGTCTCGCCTGGGGCGCGCGTTTCTATCACCCCTGGTATTTCAGCACCACAGAGCCTTTCCTCCTGCTGTTCTTCCTGATGTATGTTGCGGCCGCGGTGAGCTACGCATGGAAGCAGGCCCCCGCGCTGCGCGACCCGGTCGACGGCACCCTGGTGTTCGGCGTCCCGGTGGTCGGCTTCGGCTTGCAGGCCGCACTGGTGCACGGCATGCCCTACGCCCTGGCCTGGAGTGCCGCTGCCGTGGGTGTTTTCTACCTCGTGCTGGCAGCGGCGCTGAAGCGCGTGCGCAAACCCGATCTCGAACTCCTCGTCGCCAGCTTCGTTGCGCTCGGCATTGCCTTCCTCAGCCTTGCCATTCCACTTGCATTCGACGGACGCTGGAGCGCTGCAGCCTGGGCGCTCGAGGGCGCGGCGCTGTGGTGGATCGGACGGCGTCAGCAGCGCCGGCTGCCGGCGGCAAGCGGTCTGCTGTTGCAGGCTGGTGCGGGCGTGCTGTTTGCTGCCGACCTGGCTCAGCACAGCGGGCTGCGCAACCTGCCCGTCATGAACAGCGCTTTTCTTGGCAGCACGATGATTGCAGGCGCGGGTTTCGTCAGCGCGTGGCTCGCTGCAAGCCAGCCGCAAGCCTCAAAATGGTCGCAGCGGATCACCCATGCGCTGCTGGTCTGGGCATGGCTGTGGTGGCTCGGTGGCGCCTGGGCCGAGATCGACACCCATCTTGCGACCGGCTACCAGCCCGCCGCTGCGCTCGCGCTGTTCGCACTCAGCGGCGCACTCGCATGCGCGCTGGCGCCCAGGCTGACCTGGCCAGGCCTGCTCAGCGCCGGCCTGCTGCCGCTCGGCGGCATGATGCTGGCACTGGGCCAGACCATTGCCTATGGCGTTCCGCCGTCGGGCTTCGGCGGCTGGCTTGCATGGCCGCTCGGACTCGCACTTCACGCCTACAGCCTGCGCGCACTCGACGGTGGCCGGCTCGATCGTCCGGTGCTCACCCTCGCGCACGCAGCCGGGGTGTGGGTGCTGGCCCTCGCCCTGTCGCAGGAAGCCGGCCTGCAACTGGCCAGCATGGCCGTCGGCCACGGCTGGCAGCTCGCCGCCCATGCGCTTCCGCCTGCACTGTTGCTGGCCGGGATTGCCCGCATGGCACAGGATGAGAACTGGCCAATGCGGCCGTGGAAGAATGCCTATCAGCTGTGGGCTGCAGGCCCACTGGCACTCGCGCTGGGCCTGTGGTCGCTGGGGGTCCATTCATATGGCGACGGCAGCGCGGCCCCCTTCGCCTATCTGCCACTGCTCAATCCGCTCGACCTGACGCTGGCGATCGCACTTGGCGCCATCGCATGGTGGCTGCGCCGGGGCGAGGGCGCGATCACCAGCGTCGCCGGCCCCTTGATCCGCCTGCAGGGCGCGCTCGGGCTGGTCGCCTTCATCGCTGCCAACGCCGCACTGCTGCGCGCAATGCATCACATGACGGGCGTCCCGTGGACGCTGTCGCAGCTCCTGGGAGACGACACCACCCAGGCGGCGCTGTCGCTGTTCTGGGCCATTCTTGGGCTGGGGCTGATGCTGCTCGCCAACCGCCGCGCAAGTCGTGCGACCTGGCTTGCGGGTGCCGGCCTGATGGCGGCGGTGGTGTGCAAGCTCTTCGTGGTGGACATGGCGGCCAGCGGCACGCTGACGCGCATCGTGTCCTTCATTGGCGCCGGCATGCTGTTGCTGGTGGTGGGCTACTTCTCGCCGCTGCCGCCCAAAGCGGATGCGGCAGCGCAGGCTGAAGCCGCAGGCTAA